The DNA sequence ATGGCCTCACCGGCAGCAATCGCGGCGGCGGCAACGCGGGCGGCGACTTCCTCCGTGTCACTAACGCAGAAGGCGGCAACCTCGACCTGAAGGCGGTGCCGTTTGCGGGCGCATCGGTCAGCGATCTCAAGACGACAGAATCGTCGGTTGCGGCGTACTTTGCCGACCCCGTCGCACATATCACGGCAACCAACGCGTGCCTCGCTTCGATGTACTCGCCCGAGCTTCGCTGAGCAACCCCGTGACCGTGGTCGATAACGGCGGCATGGCGCTCCCTGAAGGCTTCGTGACCGATCAGCCCAACGTGATCAACTACGCAGATCTGGTGAACAAAACCATCAAGATGGACAACGCTGGCGGTTACGAGCCGACCGCGGCCGCACCACTTATTGTGCGGGTTCCGGCTGGTACGACCACGATCAGCAAGATCACGTTCGAGGGATGGTCGGCCAGTGCCTCGGCTCAGCAGACGTACGCCCGCTACATCATGCTCGATATGTCTGAGGTCACCGGAGAAGTCACCATTGACGGCTTCGAGCTCGGGGCAATTTGGGCGCCGAATGCATCGCTGGCGTTCAACTCCGGAACCACCACGAACGGCCAGTGGTTTGCCGACGACGTCACAACGAACGGCGGCGGCGAAATCCACCACCATGCCTTCTTGGGCCAGTTGATCTGCGATGACGACAGCACCAACCCCGGCGCCGAAGCAGGTGCTGACGCTGACGCAGACGCAGGGGCCGCAGCCGACGCGGAGGTCGAGGCAGACGCCGACACAAACGTGGACGCAGACGCAGGAGCCGCAGCCGACGCGGAGGTCGAGGCAGACGCCGACGCCGACGCAAACGTCGAAGCCGACGCCGAGGCAGACGCCAACGCCGACGCAGGTAACGATGCCGACGCAAACGTTGACACCAACGCGGGCAGCGCGGCAGACGCTGCTACTGCGGCTGATGCAGACGCAAATGTAGACGCCGACGGCACAGCCGACGCAGCAACCGCAGCAGACGCCGGAACCGTAGCAGACGCAGACACAAATGTAGACGCCGACGGCACAGCTGACGCAGGAAACGAAGCCGACGCAAACGTCGAAGCCGACGCCGAGGCAGACGCCAACGCCGACGCAGGTAACGATGCCGACGCAAACGTTGACACCAACGCGGGCACCGCGGCAGACGCTGCTACTGCGGCTGATGCAGACGCAAATGTAGACGCCGACGGCACAGCTGACGCAGGAAACGAAGCCGACGGCACAACTGACGCAGGAAACGAAGCCGACGCCGATACCGACGCAGCAACCGATACCGACGCAGGAGCCGCAGCAGACGCCGGAGCTGAAGGTGCAGACGCCGCCGCGGGGGCCGGAGCAGGAGCCGAAGGCAGCGCAACCGGCAGCACCGCAACGGCAAATGCAACCGGTAGCACCGCAACCGCGAACGCAGCCGACACCGCCGCCGGGAGCGAAAATTCCGGTTCCGCGCCCCTGGCGCACACCGGAGCCTCGGTGAGCTGGCCGGTGCTCGCGCTGGGCACGTTGCTGCTTCTGGGCGGCGTGTTCACGGTACGCCGCCGGCACGCATAAAGCGGGATGACAACGGTGGGGATGGCGCAAAATGCGTCATCCCCACTCTGCTTTCACGCGGTTGCACTAACCGCTCTCGCCCGCAATATTCCGAGCAATCTCGCCCACCCCCTGCCGAAATGTAAGCGCTTACAGTAGGGTGGCGATATGAGCATGTCGGAGACTTCCCCCCGCAATGACGCGACCACCGGATCAGAGTGGTGGCGCTCGGCCGTCATCTACCAGATCTACCCGCGCTCTTTCGCAGATCAGTCTGGTGACGGCATCGGCGATCTGCCGGGTATCACGAGCAAGCTCGACGACCTTCGCGACCTTGGCATTGACGCCATTTGGCTGAGCCCGTTTATGACGAGCCCGCAAAAAGACGCTGGCTACGACGTCGCCGACTATTGCGATGTTGACCCGCTCTTCGGTACGCTCGCCGACTTCGATGCGATGCTCGCGGCAGCGCACGAGCGGAACATCCGCGTGATCGTCGACCTGGTTCCGAACCACTCCTCTGACCAGCACGTATGGTTCCAGCAGGCGCTTGCCGCTGCCCCCGGCAGTGCTGAGCGTGAGCGCTACATGTTCCGCGATGGCAAGGGTGAGAACGGCGAAATCGCGCCGAACAACTGGGAGTCGGTCTTCGGCGGCCCCGCATGGACCCGCACCACCAACGCCGACGGCACGCCCGGTCAGTGGTACCTGCACATCTTCGACTCGAGCCAGCCCGACTTCAACTGGAGCAACGACGAGGTGCGCGAAGAGTTCCGCCGCATCCTGCGTTTCTGGCTCGACCGTGGCGTCGATGGCTTCCGCGTTGACGTCGCGCACGGCATGATCAAGGCCGATGGCCTGCCCGACTACACACCCAACCCCGACGGCGGCTCGATGGGCGGCGACGCCACCGACGTTCCGTACTGGGGTCAGGACGGGGTGCACGACATCTACCGCGACTGGCATCAGCTCCTCGCCGAATACGACGGCGACCGCGCGCTGTGTGGTGAAGCCTGGCTGCCGACGATCGAGCAGACCACGAAGTGGGTGCGTCCGGGCGAAATGCACCAGACCTTCAACTTCGCCTACCTTGAGACGCCGTGGGCGGCTGACGCACAGCGTGCCGTCATCACGAAGTCGCTCGCAAGCTACGGCGGTGTGGGCGCTCCCTCCACCTGGGTGCTCTCCAACCACGACGTCGTGCGTCACGCAACGCGTCTCGCCCTGACGATCGACAACCCGCAGGGTGAGGGCATCGGCCCGAAGACCCCCGGCCCGCGCCCCGACCCCGCACTCGGTCTGCGCCGTGCACGCGCGGCATCGACCATGATGCTGGCGTTGCCCGGCTCTGCCTACATGTACCAGGGCGAAGAGCTCGGTCTTCCCGAGGTCATCGACCTGCCAGACGATGCCCGTCAAGACCCCACGTGGTTCCGCACCAACCGTGAGCGTTACGGCCGCGACGGTTGCCGCGTGCCGCTGCCCTGGACAGGCGCAGCCCCCGCCTTCGGCTTCAACGAGACCGGCGAGGCGTGGCTTCCGCAGCCGGTCGGTTTCGCGGCGTTCGCACGCGACGTGCAGCGCGGCGTGAAGGAATCAACGCTGTCGCTGTACACAAACGCGCTGACGCTGCGCTCGGACTTCGGACTCGGAACCGGCACTCTCGAGTGGATCGACCAGTACGGTAGTGACGTGGTCGCCTTCCGTAATGGCGACATTGAAGTCATCACCAACTTCGGCGCCGCCCCCGTGGATCTCGGCGACAAGACGGTGCTCGTCTCGAGCGAACCTGGCATCAGCGGCTCCGTGCCGACCGATGTCACGGTGTGGGTTCGCGACGTCTAAAACCCGATTGGAGGACGCTCAATGGTGAGCATCGATGAGGTCGCGCGCTCTGCGGGCGTCTCAACGGCGACGGTATCGCGCGCGCTGAGCGGACGCGGTCATGTGTCAGCTCACACCAAGGAGCGCGTGCTGAAGGCCGCGCATGCCCTGGGTTATGTGGTGTCATCGAGCGCCTCCTCTCTCGCATCGGGACGCACGCGCAATATTGGCGTGATTGTTCCGTATCTCGATCGCTGGTTCTTCTCCGCTGTCCTGAGCGGGTTGGCAGCCGCCGTGACCCGCGCAGGCTACGACATCACGTTGTACAACATCACCGCAGATGAGAAGGCTCGCGGCGAGATTTTTCGCACGTTCTTGCGTCGTGGGCGCGTTGACGCCGTCATCGCGGTGTCGATTCAGCTCGATGATTCGGAGACGCAGGCTCTGCTTGCCCTCGGCATTCCGGTGATTGCTATCGGCGGGCCAAACCCGCAGCTGTCGACCCTGACGGTCGATGACTATGCCGTCGCACGCATGGCAACCAACCACCTCATTACCCTCGGGCACCGCACAATCGCGCACATTGGCGCAAACCCCGAGTTCGACATTGACTTTCACGTGCCGACCACGCGCCGTCTGGGTTTCGAGCAGGCACTTCGCGACGCTGATATCGAGCCAAACCCCTCACTGTACGAACCCGCTGACTTCACAATCGAGGGTGGCTACCGTGCGGCTAAACAGCTCCTCGGCCGCCCGCATGACCGTCCCACCGCAATCTTCGCGGGCTCCGACGAGATGGCAATTGGTGCAATACTCGCCGCCCGCGACCTCGGTTTCCGGGTGCCAGATGACCTGTCAATCATCGGAATTGACGGTCACGACCTCGGCGAATTCTTCCGCCTCACCACGGTTGACCAGTTTCCGCTCAAGCAGGGTGCCCGCGCGGCCGAGGCGGTGTTCCGCGAGCTGGAAGAGACGGCCCAGCCGGTCAAGCACCAGCTCAACGCCTTGCCGTTCGAGCTGGTCGTGCGCGAGACGACTGCCCGCGCGCCACGGTAGTCGCTAGGCTTCGGTCATGACCCTCGACCTTGAAGCCATCTACATCGACCTGCACCGCAACCCCGAGTTGTCGTTTCAGGAGACTCGCACGGCGAGTGTCATCGCCGAGCACCTGACCGCCCTCGGCATCGAGCACGAAACGGGCATTGGCCAGACCGGAATTGCCGCGGTCATTCGCAACGGAGATGGCCCGGTCGTGTGGCTGCGCGCTGACATGGACGCGCTCCCGGTGCTCGAGCAGACCGGCCTCGACTATGCGTCGACCGCCCGTGGCGTTGACCCCGAAGGCACCGATGTTCCGGTCATGCACGCGTGCGGCCACGACATGCACGTCACAGCTCTCCTCGGCACATTGGAACGGCTGAAGGCAACGACCGACGAGTGGAGCGGAACCATTGTGGCCGTCTTCCAACCGGCGGAAGAATATGGTTCCGGCGCGCAAGCAATGATTGCCGACGATGTGCTGAACCGCTTCCCGAAGCCAACAATCGTTCTCGGCCAGCACCTGGCACCATTGCCTGCCGGAACCATTGGCGTGCGTTCCGGAGCACAAATGGCGGCATCCGATGGGTTGCACGTTGTGCTGCACGGCCGTGGTGGCCACGGCTC is a window from the Microbacterium sp. NC79 genome containing:
- a CDS encoding glycoside hydrolase family 13 protein; amino-acid sequence: MSMSETSPRNDATTGSEWWRSAVIYQIYPRSFADQSGDGIGDLPGITSKLDDLRDLGIDAIWLSPFMTSPQKDAGYDVADYCDVDPLFGTLADFDAMLAAAHERNIRVIVDLVPNHSSDQHVWFQQALAAAPGSAERERYMFRDGKGENGEIAPNNWESVFGGPAWTRTTNADGTPGQWYLHIFDSSQPDFNWSNDEVREEFRRILRFWLDRGVDGFRVDVAHGMIKADGLPDYTPNPDGGSMGGDATDVPYWGQDGVHDIYRDWHQLLAEYDGDRALCGEAWLPTIEQTTKWVRPGEMHQTFNFAYLETPWAADAQRAVITKSLASYGGVGAPSTWVLSNHDVVRHATRLALTIDNPQGEGIGPKTPGPRPDPALGLRRARAASTMMLALPGSAYMYQGEELGLPEVIDLPDDARQDPTWFRTNRERYGRDGCRVPLPWTGAAPAFGFNETGEAWLPQPVGFAAFARDVQRGVKESTLSLYTNALTLRSDFGLGTGTLEWIDQYGSDVVAFRNGDIEVITNFGAAPVDLGDKTVLVSSEPGISGSVPTDVTVWVRDV
- a CDS encoding LacI family DNA-binding transcriptional regulator — protein: MVSIDEVARSAGVSTATVSRALSGRGHVSAHTKERVLKAAHALGYVVSSSASSLASGRTRNIGVIVPYLDRWFFSAVLSGLAAAVTRAGYDITLYNITADEKARGEIFRTFLRRGRVDAVIAVSIQLDDSETQALLALGIPVIAIGGPNPQLSTLTVDDYAVARMATNHLITLGHRTIAHIGANPEFDIDFHVPTTRRLGFEQALRDADIEPNPSLYEPADFTIEGGYRAAKQLLGRPHDRPTAIFAGSDEMAIGAILAARDLGFRVPDDLSIIGIDGHDLGEFFRLTTVDQFPLKQGARAAEAVFRELEETAQPVKHQLNALPFELVVRETTARAPR
- a CDS encoding LPXTG cell wall anchor domain-containing protein encodes the protein MPRFDVLARASLSNPVTVVDNGGMALPEGFVTDQPNVINYADLVNKTIKMDNAGGYEPTAAAPLIVRVPAGTTTISKITFEGWSASASAQQTYARYIMLDMSEVTGEVTIDGFELGAIWAPNASLAFNSGTTTNGQWFADDVTTNGGGEIHHHAFLGQLICDDDSTNPGAEAGADADADAGAAADAEVEADADTNVDADAGAAADAEVEADADADANVEADAEADANADAGNDADANVDTNAGSAADAATAADADANVDADGTADAATAADAGTVADADTNVDADGTADAGNEADANVEADAEADANADAGNDADANVDTNAGTAADAATAADADANVDADGTADAGNEADGTTDAGNEADADTDAATDTDAGAAADAGAEGADAAAGAGAGAEGSATGSTATANATGSTATANAADTAAGSENSGSAPLAHTGASVSWPVLALGTLLLLGGVFTVRRRHA